The Ptiloglossa arizonensis isolate GNS036 chromosome 13, iyPtiAriz1_principal, whole genome shotgun sequence genome window below encodes:
- the Nprl2 gene encoding nitrogen permease regulator-like 2 isoform X2: MPKKLWRPLRRTHYVPDNFISKDIFDNVSVYIIPKAQLQRSTITVTLKDYKILGFPVKIDDKKYARNAFYFNLCFVCDAEARTVHYEPVVKKMSDFLMALEVENCFLSTSDDKTRLAEMLQQVMQDLNLHKMCTLTEGTMTSHLKVIKLAPEPKPVLDHQVPIFLEGRETFQSDQWDLTTQQVLPYIDGFNHVARIAAEADVENNLVKSCVQNLVYYGVITLIPIFQYSNVYAATPKLKELAENTKLQARCIAYASKFPRQPAYLRDIYRMYASMIHGSSMRDLCQRLNPQNLRINERRLVQFGLIEGLIRRVYKYPIYLTGSLYNEEMKSNPIYKYFTGTYSLDEICCSTSQSTAQIEDIVERDPNVVMLWK, translated from the exons ATGCCAAAAAAATTGTGGCGACCGTTACGACGAACACACTAC GTACcagataattttatttctaaggATATTTTTGATAATGTCAGTGTTTATATTATACCAAAGGCACAGTTACAACGTAGCACTATAACAGT AACTTTGAAGGATTATAAGATTTTAGGATTTCCTGTAAAAATTGATGATAAGAAATATGCAAGAAatgcattttattttaatttatgtttTGTTTGCGATGCAGAAGCTCGAACTGTGCATTATGAACCTGTTGTTAAGAAGATGTCAGATTTTCTA ATGGCTCTTGAagtagaaaattgttttttatcAACATCCGATGATAAAACAAGGTTAGCAGAAATGCTTCAGCAGGTAATGCAAGATTTAAATTTACACAAGATGTGTACATTAACAG aGGGGACAATGACGTCTCATTTGAAAGTCATAAAGTTAGCACCTGAGCCGAAACCAGTTCTTGATCATCAGGTACCCATATTCTTGGAGGGCCGTGAAACATTTCAGAGTGATCAGTGGGATTTGACTACTCAGCAAGTGTTACCTTACATAGATGGATTCAATCATGTTGCACGAATAGCAGCTGAGGCAGATGTAGAAAACAACCTTGTTAAAAGTTGTGTGCAAAACCTTGT ATATTATGGTGTTATAACATTGATTCCAATATTTCAATACAGTAATGTTTATGCTGCAACTCCTAAATTAAAAGAACTGGCAGAAAACACAAAATTACAAGCACGATGTATAGCATATGCTTCAAAATTTC CTAGACAACCTGCATATCTTAGGGACATATATCGAATGTATGCAAGTATGATACATGGCAGTAGTATGCGGGACTTATGCCAACGacttaatccacaaaatttgagAATCAACGAGAGAAGATTAGTACAATTTGGTCTCATCGAAGGCCTTATTCGCAGAGTTTATAAG TATCCAATCTATCTGACAGGATCTCTCTACAATGAGGAGATGAAGAGTAATCCGATTTATAAGTACTTTACAGGAACATACAGTCTCGATGAAATTTGTTGTAGTACGAGTCAGTCAACGGCCCAAATCGAGGACATCGTTGAACGCGATCCAAATGTTGTCATGTTATGGAAGTAA
- the LOC143154115 gene encoding cilia- and flagella-associated protein 45 isoform X2 has product MKISLKKKTLPQKILTKKEYEQFQECKGPMTKEEQIAAVKIEKEERERLIKESMERKEEFRRIDMNKPQKKSVELIEIEEEAKNRTKYVLERAQNMKLEQEEEIQKCNRIILETKCRAIRDAQIAEKKLIDFELEEEEKRLNDMMENERRWAIKEELRREQEEVIKKQEFANKLKDQIKENEEHKMLEFARKQEESQLINLNNIAWQEEEIEKLQNKRFRNARIRQEIAEGNEQLKHFKAMEEQENKIIDLRIREFQQQKDEREQKLAEERKLEKLKKEGEKARIATQTIQFHDIQAHIDDLNAVRIQEEVEREWRRKEKEEALKKVETQKLLFDERQKQIKNKRIMQAIELERERREFEKIVRVQKEAFCRDKKQLEKKQQQALIHRSEILKQVNAKERERIEARKKIFEEGLAIRTQAEMRKKTLREAMEKKRVEMISNKVPEIYINEVKRMIENIQ; this is encoded by the exons ATGAAAATATCTCTTAAGAAAAAGACGCTACCTCAAAAAAttctaacaaagaaagaatacgAGCAGTTTCAAGAATGCAAAGGTCCTATGACAAAAGAAGAACAGATAGCAGCTgtcaaaatagaaaaagaagaaagggaaAGACTCATAAAAGAAAGTatggagagaaaagaagaatttcGTAGAATAGACATGAATAAGCCTCAAAAGAAAAGTGTagaattaattgaaattgaagAAGAGGCTAAGAATAGAACAAAATACGTTCTTGAGAGAGCACAAAACATGAAACTTGAACAGGAAGAAGAAATTCAGAAATGCAACAGAATTATTTTAGAGACTAAATGCCGTGCCATTCGAGATGCCCAG ATAGCAGAGAAAAAGTTGATTGATTTTGAattggaagaagaagaaaaacgtcTCAATGATATGATGGAAAATGAAAGAAGATGGGCAATCAAAGAGGAACTTAGAAGAGAACAAGAGGAAGTAATAAAGAAACAAGAATTTGCCAACAAGTTAAAAGAtcaaataaaagaaaacgaagaacacAAAATGCTAGAATTTGCAAGGAAGCAAGAAGAAAGCCAGttaattaatttaaacaatATTGCTTGGCAagaagaagaaattgaaaaattgcaaaataaaaGATTTAGAAATGCACGAATTCGGCAAGAAATTGCTGAAGGAAACGAGCAATTGAAACATTTTAAGGCCATGGAAGAACAagaaaataaaatcattgaCCTTAG AATTCGGGAGTTTCAACAACAGAAGGATGAAAGAGAACAAAAATTAGCAGAAGAAcgtaaattggaaaaattaaagaaagaagGGGAGAAAGCAAGAATTGCAACTCAGACGATACAATTCCACGACATTCAA gcACATATCGATGATCTGAATGCCGTACGAATTCAGGAAGAAGTAGAACGAGAATGGagacgaaaagaaaaggaagaggcTTTGAAAAAAGTCGAGACCCAAAAACTTCTTTTCGACGAACgacaaaaacaaataaaaaacaaacgaataatGCAGGCAATCGAGTTAGAACGGGAGCGGCGTgagtttgaaaaaatcgtacGCGTTCAGAAAGAAGCTTTCTGTCGCGATAAAAAACAACTTGAAAAGAAACAACAACAAGCTTTAATTCACAGGAGCGAAATATTGAAACag GTAAACGCAAAGGAAAGAGAACGCATCGAGGCCAGGAAAAAGATATTCGAGGAAGGTTTGGCAATTCGCACACAAGCCGAAATGCGTAAGAAAACATTGCGCGAAGCAATGGAGAAGAAACGCGTTGAAATGATAAGCAACAAAGTACCCGAAATATACATTAACGAAGTGAAACGAATGATTGAAAATATACAATGA
- the LOC143154120 gene encoding uncharacterized protein LOC143154120, translating to MKERDDYQTIDSSKKHKGRSKKYKSLARFFTSSYWPKVMISRDNRICKRTDESSGTTSLLFLEAHSKEEEEEDPDYDVQHLCCNENSTNFEQEQDVCLIGSSSEIQDDLKTSETTAGNEKLSKKIDKPVQESGRDCTTVEGMILGMNDRDRPIFVDLTADEKNTWKQTILKRFSDVNTLIRESENENCSASVTLEPRIMIADSSSKLNCKGSTSLATALRDRGPCLIPVQPNRSLPIRPAPPVPTRSFRKDCSSLILVSKPTNLDVVEVVPVKSTSTLSNERIRKNPDNDSNVQISGNESASSPGYAVPQISIMESLHGTKKKINDDTEHEKDNIKENKKKKRSQEADSSQSREECAGNSVKEFLKNFCGSNKAEGAQNACNDKCVRVVSTTKKESDGKVVPPLRLKKVVRKEADRCSNSQITRGKEQESNYRIVTSATPRKKSGPISSSWNGILYEKETNLVSLRTDNYKLKYRRNRLKQKLRELRSKALELAKQMANESSFQQNTRLRQVMNRYEKQIENLSKLHKKLSAAIPVSNEVIDVNDDGACSIDDEYLFLNLNEENKESLKNNYSTSSPEPPKLSPRSPLNYENILPGEIRNSPPILPRVCPPVSLNQNLADEDFHVSKRKTWPIFDDSLTKSTVSANATVSVLQRNSMDEASADLEECVQMVNARQQNNMNVDIENFNVTNRPLKDEKVISLFDDNRIDPKKQIEDDKLADKVPPSRSMVKESEIIKCPGFLDSVPVTSLVTNGSTVAASIPISKMCASTADEKLSSSKERASRSNFFATNRNDVSFTEVNKSSQNTQKVTSSSSQSIQLDSIGTTSNQKHILYTNDRLQQNCKGVKLPNDSAQKSDSSHPLTEQFPTLGNWAARMSKKQTLKAKSKLQIMGNVSFASTENVGQQIPGPEMQKITGPDTTNNILNTPPQSNADRWQYYHHRQQLLQHVAASVTRSQPVPSVPPLRPSVCSPMSQFYPNNYTIDPYNGVALSYHPAICPYGTYPYHSRLHPGSPGYHFPMQESLRSLQEHTDKRFPTVQDPMVKYPCSTMKNKLLHPSNPGFDRLRGNSAGNNAIAGTCLPSLFLPPPSLPSSQQTLRRTPLTGYPTNNQYSQNRMIPDVVAAAAAAAVVAAASFDRQCDTLTCNRTNNDALQTADLTNVIERESPHVTNSDRTIINRDATNLTQDTNFSEEGHENNTKYQQMQNFLFNRLALVKTADNFGQANSVVGSDTRAAMTSIVSTTPCRVALVPSHAQLPENASGNQFRNSVTPHLGKINSPNSLHNLSCSNCGVIGPKFKCLGCEMIFYCDERCQEKHWCVHMQWCPKKMPKLKKVT from the exons ATGAAAGAACGCGATGATTAccaaacgatcgattcgtcgaaaaaaCATAAAGGAAGATCAAAAAAGTACAAATCACTAGCCAGATTCTTTACTTCAAGTTATTGGCCGAAGGTAATGATATCTCGCGACAATAGAATTTGCAAAAGAACCGATGAGTCTTCAGGAACCACTTCCTTATTGTTCCTTGAAGCACATTCGA aagaagaagaagaagaagaccctGACTATGACGTCCAACACTTGTGCTGCAATGAAAACAGTACGAATTTTGAACAGGAACAAGATGTCTGTTTGATCGGTAGTTCCAGTGAGATTCAGGACGATCTGAAAACCAGTGAAACTACAGCAGGAAACGAAAAACTCTCAAAGAAGATCGATAAACCAGTTCAGGAAAGTGGCCGCGATTGTACGACGGTGGAAGGTATGATTTTGGGGATGAATGATCGGGACAGGCCCATTTTTGTTGATCTGACAGCTGACGAGAAGAACACGTGGAAGCAGACGATTCTCAAACGGTTCAGCGATGTGAACACGTTGATCAGGGAAAGTGAAAACGAGAATTGCTCCGCAAGCGTAACATTAG AACCTCGAATTATGATAGCAGATAGTTCGAGCAAATTAAATTGTAAAGGAAGTACTAGCTTAGCAACAGCTCTACGAGACCGTGGACCATGTTTAATACCGGTTCAACCAAACCGATCTCTACCGATTCGTCCAGCTCCACCTGTGCCTACGAGATCCTTTCGTAAAGATTGTTCATCGCTAATACTGGTGTCCAAACCTACGAATCTGGACGTCGTTGAAGTGGTGCCGGTAAAATCGACCAGTACGTTATCGAACGAAAGGATACGAAAAAACCCAGACAACGATTCTAACGTACAAATATCTGGAAACGAATCTGCGAGCTCCCCGGGCTACGCCGTTCCTCAAATTTCTATAATGGAAAGTCTCCatggaacgaagaagaaaattaacgacGACACGGAGCACGAGAAAGACAACATcaaggaaaataaaaagaagaaaagatcaCAGGAAGCAGATTCCAGTCAAAGCAGAGAAGAATGCGCCGGGAACTCTGTtaaggaatttttaaaaaatttctgtggttcgAACAAGGCTGAAGGAGCACAGAACGCGTGCAATGATAAATGTGTTAGAGTTGTGTCGACAACCAAGAAAGAAAGTGACGGTAAAGTGGTGCCCCCGTTAAGGCTGAAAAAAGTCGTTCGTAAAG AGGCAGACAGATGTAGCAATTCCCAGATCACTAGAGGAAAGGAACAGGAGTCAAACTACAGGATCGTGACGAGCGCGACGCCTCGAAAAAAATCAGGTCCAATCTCGAGCAGCTGGAACGGTATACTctatgaaaaagaaacgaatctcgTGTCTTTGAGAACCGATAACTACAAGTTGAAATACCGACGAAACAGGTTGAAACAAAAGCTCCGTGAATTACGCAGCAAAGCTTTGGAGTTGGCCAAACAAATGGCGAACGAATCCAGCTTCCAGCAGAACACCAGGTTGAGACAGGTGATGAATCGCTACGAAAAGCAGATCGAAAACTTATCTAAATTGCACAAGAAACTGTCCGCAGCCATTCCCGTATCGAACGAAGTGATCGACGTAAACGATGACGGTGCGTGTTCCATCGATGACGAGTACCTTTTTCTAAACTTGAACGAAGAGAACAAagaatcgttaaaaaataacTACTCGACTTCGTCGCccgaaccaccaaaattgtcacCAAGGTCACcgctaaattatgaaaatatactgCCAGGGGAAATTAGAAATAGTCCTCCGATCTTACCAAGAGTGTGTCCCCCCGTTTCGTTGAATCAAAACTTGGCCGACGAAGATTTCCATGTCTCGAAAAGAAAAACCTGGCCCATATTCGATGATTCGTTGACGAAATCAACAGTTTCCGCGAATGCAACAGTTTCGGTCCTCCAACGTAATTCCATGGACGAAGCTTCTGCGGACCTCGAGGAGTGCGTACAAATGGTGAATGCAAGACAACAAAATAACATGAACGTTGATATAGAGAATTTCAATGTCACTAATAGACCTTTAAAAGATGAAAAAGTCATTTCACTCTTTGATGATAATCGTATAGATCCGAAGAAGCAGATCGAAGACGATAAACTGGCCGATAAGGTTCCTCCGAGTCGCTCGATGGTCAAGGAATCGGAAATAATTAAATGTCCCGGATTTCTTGATTCTGTGCCGGTTACAAGTCTCGTTACAAATGGTTCGACAGTGGCAGCAAGTATTCCAATTAGCAAAATGTGCGCATCGACGGCTGACGAGAAACTTTCTTCGTCGAAGGAACGTGCCTCACGGTCGAACTTCTTTGCGACTAATCGGAACGACGTTTCGTTTACAGAAGTCAACAAATCTAGTCAAAATACACAAAAG GTTACATCGAGCTCGAGTCAGTCGATCCAACTTGATTCCATAGGGACCACGTCAAATCAGAAACACATT CTGTATACCAATGACAGATTGCAACAAAACTGTAAAGGAGTAAAATTACCGAACGATTCCGCGCAGAAGAGTGACAGCAGTCATCCGCTAACCGAACAGTTTCCAACTCTAGGTAACTGGGCGGCACGCatgtcgaagaaacaaactttaAAAGCCAAATCCAAATTACAAATCATGGGAAACGTTTCGTTTGCATCGACGGAGAACGTTGGCC AGCAGATTCCTGGGCCTGAAATGCAAAAGATAACCGGTCCCGATACAACAAACAATATACTGAACACACCGCCTCAGAGTAACGCAGACAGATGGCAATATTATCATCACCGACAACAACTACTGCAACATGTTGCCGCGTCCGTGACACGTTCGCAACCAGTTCCATCGGTACCACCTCTACGTCCTAGCGTCTGTTCGCCCATGAGCCAGTTTTATCCGAACAACTATACC aTCGACCCCTACAACGGTGTTGCTCTAAGTTATCATCCAGCGATCTGCCCTTACGGCACTTATCCGTATCACTCTCGACTACACCCAGGTTCCCCAGGATACCATTTTCCCATGCAAGAAAGTCTGCGATCATTGCAGGAACACACGGATAAACGCTTCCCAACTGTGCAAGACCCAATGGTGAAATATCCATGCTCGACGATGAAGAACAAACTGCTGCACCCAAGTAACCCGGGTTTTGATCGCTTGCGAGGAAATTCAGCTGGTAACAATGCTATCGCAGGGACCTGTTTACCATCGCTTTTTCTTCCACCACCGTCTTTACCTTCGTCGCAACAGACTTTACGACGAACACCGTTGACCGGTTATCCGACGAATAATCAATATTCCCAGAACAGAATGATCCCGGACGTTGTCGCCGCAGCGGCCGCTGCCGCTGTTGTTGCGGCGGCTTCTTTCGACAGACAATGCGACACATTGACGTGTAACAGGACCAACAACGACGCGTTACAAACCGCTGATTTGACAAACGTTATCGAAAGAGAGTCGCCTCACGTGACGAACTCTGATAGAACGATCATCAATCGAGATGCGACCAATCTAACGCAAGATACCAATTTCAGCGAAGAAGGACACGAGAACAACACCAAGTACCAGCAGATGCAGAATTTTCTATTCAATCGGCTGGCGCTGGTTAAAACTGCCGACAATTTCGGACAAGCGAATTCAGTTGTCGGCAGTGACACTCGAGCAGCAATGACATCCATTGTCTCGACGACACCGTGCCGGGTAGCTTTGGTACCCTCGCACGCGCAATTGCCAGAAAATGCATCGGGAAATCAATTTCGGAATTCCGTGACACCGCATCTGGGTAAGATAAATAGCCCGAACAGCTTGCATAATCTTTCGTGTTCCAATTGCGGTGTTATCGGGCCGAAATTTAAGTGTCTCGGTTGCGAAATGATTTTTTACTGTGATGAACGGTGCCAAGAGAAGCATTGGTGCGTTCACATGCAATGGTGCCCAAAGAAAATGCCAAAATTAAAAAAGGTTacttga
- the LOC143154115 gene encoding cilia- and flagella-associated protein 45 isoform X1 has translation MVVYKVNDMLKTNAVCRLTANNTKQQRNSKSANQVCSNPPKNMCIDIAQCKPNYLKYSCHSCNGKQLDERGVKNRGGRMKISLKKKTLPQKILTKKEYEQFQECKGPMTKEEQIAAVKIEKEERERLIKESMERKEEFRRIDMNKPQKKSVELIEIEEEAKNRTKYVLERAQNMKLEQEEEIQKCNRIILETKCRAIRDAQIAEKKLIDFELEEEEKRLNDMMENERRWAIKEELRREQEEVIKKQEFANKLKDQIKENEEHKMLEFARKQEESQLINLNNIAWQEEEIEKLQNKRFRNARIRQEIAEGNEQLKHFKAMEEQENKIIDLRIREFQQQKDEREQKLAEERKLEKLKKEGEKARIATQTIQFHDIQAHIDDLNAVRIQEEVEREWRRKEKEEALKKVETQKLLFDERQKQIKNKRIMQAIELERERREFEKIVRVQKEAFCRDKKQLEKKQQQALIHRSEILKQVNAKERERIEARKKIFEEGLAIRTQAEMRKKTLREAMEKKRVEMISNKVPEIYINEVKRMIENIQ, from the exons ATGGTGGTATATAAAGTAAACGACATGTTGAAGACAAACGCTGTTTGTAGATTAACAGCTAATAACACGAAACAACAAAGGAATTCAAAATCCGCAAATCAGGTTTGCTCGAATCCACCAAAGAATATGTGTATTGATATCGCTCAATGTAAaccaaattatttgaaatatagcTGTCATTCATGCAATGGAAAACAG TTAGATGAAAGAGGAGTTAAGAATAGAGGAGGAAGAATGAAAATATCTCTTAAGAAAAAGACGCTACCTCAAAAAAttctaacaaagaaagaatacgAGCAGTTTCAAGAATGCAAAGGTCCTATGACAAAAGAAGAACAGATAGCAGCTgtcaaaatagaaaaagaagaaagggaaAGACTCATAAAAGAAAGTatggagagaaaagaagaatttcGTAGAATAGACATGAATAAGCCTCAAAAGAAAAGTGTagaattaattgaaattgaagAAGAGGCTAAGAATAGAACAAAATACGTTCTTGAGAGAGCACAAAACATGAAACTTGAACAGGAAGAAGAAATTCAGAAATGCAACAGAATTATTTTAGAGACTAAATGCCGTGCCATTCGAGATGCCCAG ATAGCAGAGAAAAAGTTGATTGATTTTGAattggaagaagaagaaaaacgtcTCAATGATATGATGGAAAATGAAAGAAGATGGGCAATCAAAGAGGAACTTAGAAGAGAACAAGAGGAAGTAATAAAGAAACAAGAATTTGCCAACAAGTTAAAAGAtcaaataaaagaaaacgaagaacacAAAATGCTAGAATTTGCAAGGAAGCAAGAAGAAAGCCAGttaattaatttaaacaatATTGCTTGGCAagaagaagaaattgaaaaattgcaaaataaaaGATTTAGAAATGCACGAATTCGGCAAGAAATTGCTGAAGGAAACGAGCAATTGAAACATTTTAAGGCCATGGAAGAACAagaaaataaaatcattgaCCTTAG AATTCGGGAGTTTCAACAACAGAAGGATGAAAGAGAACAAAAATTAGCAGAAGAAcgtaaattggaaaaattaaagaaagaagGGGAGAAAGCAAGAATTGCAACTCAGACGATACAATTCCACGACATTCAA gcACATATCGATGATCTGAATGCCGTACGAATTCAGGAAGAAGTAGAACGAGAATGGagacgaaaagaaaaggaagaggcTTTGAAAAAAGTCGAGACCCAAAAACTTCTTTTCGACGAACgacaaaaacaaataaaaaacaaacgaataatGCAGGCAATCGAGTTAGAACGGGAGCGGCGTgagtttgaaaaaatcgtacGCGTTCAGAAAGAAGCTTTCTGTCGCGATAAAAAACAACTTGAAAAGAAACAACAACAAGCTTTAATTCACAGGAGCGAAATATTGAAACag GTAAACGCAAAGGAAAGAGAACGCATCGAGGCCAGGAAAAAGATATTCGAGGAAGGTTTGGCAATTCGCACACAAGCCGAAATGCGTAAGAAAACATTGCGCGAAGCAATGGAGAAGAAACGCGTTGAAATGATAAGCAACAAAGTACCCGAAATATACATTAACGAAGTGAAACGAATGATTGAAAATATACAATGA
- the LOC143154119 gene encoding glutathione S-transferase theta-3 codes for MTLKFYFDLLSQPSRAIHIFLKICNIPFESKLINLGKMEHLTTDYQQIHPFQKVPAIEHNGFKVIESVAILRYICREFNVADHWYPKDSKSQVKVDEYLEWQHLNTRVHCALYFRQKFLMPLLTGRPEVPEKIMEYEKRLNECLDLLENIWLKNKSYLVGTEISIADLLGTCEVEQVRLAGYNPHEGRPQLAAWMKRVADETSPHYQQAHMLLNKLIGKTKESTLKSKF; via the exons atgactttaaaattttactttGACTTATTGTCACAACCAAGTAGagctatacatatatttttaaaaatctgtAACATACCGTTTGAGAGCAAATTAATAAATCTGGGTAAAATGGAGCATCTTACTACAGACTATCAACAAATCCATCCATTTCAAAAAGTTCCTGCTATCGAGCACAATGGTTTCAAAGTGATTGAAAG TGTTGCGATATTGAGATATATTTGCAGAGAATTTAATGTAGCTGATCATTGGTATCCTAAAGATTCAAAATCTCAAGTTAAAGTTGACGAATATCTTGAATGGCAACATCTTAATACCAGGGTTCATTGCGCCTTATATTTTCGCCAAAAG TTTTTGATGCCACTTTTAACCGGGCGACCGGAAGTTCCTGAAAAAATAATGGAATATGAAAAACGTTTAAACGAATGTCTCGATCTTTTAGAGAACATTTGGTTAAAAAATAAGTCCTATTTAGTTGGTACTGAAATAAGTATTGCCGACCTTCTCGGCACGTGTGAGGTGGAACAAGTTC GATTGGCTGGATATAATCCTCACGAAGGCAGGCCACAATTAGCTGCGTGGATGAAAAGAGTTGCAGATGAAACAAGTCCTCATTATCAACAGGCTCATATGCTTTTAAATAAGCTTATAGGCAAGACAAAGGAAAGCACATTGAAAAGCAAATTTTAA
- the Nprl2 gene encoding nitrogen permease regulator-like 2 isoform X1 yields MTSVLVMNDMEDKGLEDPIRCIFFSEFHHIVGPKITCQVPDNFISKDIFDNVSVYIIPKAQLQRSTITVTLKDYKILGFPVKIDDKKYARNAFYFNLCFVCDAEARTVHYEPVVKKMSDFLMALEVENCFLSTSDDKTRLAEMLQQVMQDLNLHKMCTLTEGTMTSHLKVIKLAPEPKPVLDHQVPIFLEGRETFQSDQWDLTTQQVLPYIDGFNHVARIAAEADVENNLVKSCVQNLVYYGVITLIPIFQYSNVYAATPKLKELAENTKLQARCIAYASKFPRQPAYLRDIYRMYASMIHGSSMRDLCQRLNPQNLRINERRLVQFGLIEGLIRRVYKYPIYLTGSLYNEEMKSNPIYKYFTGTYSLDEICCSTSQSTAQIEDIVERDPNVVMLWK; encoded by the exons atgacaTCGGTATTGGTGATGAATGATATGGAAGACAAAGGACTAGAAGATCCTATtagatgtatatttttttcggaATTTCATCATATTGTCGGTCCAAAAATTACTTGTCAG GTACcagataattttatttctaaggATATTTTTGATAATGTCAGTGTTTATATTATACCAAAGGCACAGTTACAACGTAGCACTATAACAGT AACTTTGAAGGATTATAAGATTTTAGGATTTCCTGTAAAAATTGATGATAAGAAATATGCAAGAAatgcattttattttaatttatgtttTGTTTGCGATGCAGAAGCTCGAACTGTGCATTATGAACCTGTTGTTAAGAAGATGTCAGATTTTCTA ATGGCTCTTGAagtagaaaattgttttttatcAACATCCGATGATAAAACAAGGTTAGCAGAAATGCTTCAGCAGGTAATGCAAGATTTAAATTTACACAAGATGTGTACATTAACAG aGGGGACAATGACGTCTCATTTGAAAGTCATAAAGTTAGCACCTGAGCCGAAACCAGTTCTTGATCATCAGGTACCCATATTCTTGGAGGGCCGTGAAACATTTCAGAGTGATCAGTGGGATTTGACTACTCAGCAAGTGTTACCTTACATAGATGGATTCAATCATGTTGCACGAATAGCAGCTGAGGCAGATGTAGAAAACAACCTTGTTAAAAGTTGTGTGCAAAACCTTGT ATATTATGGTGTTATAACATTGATTCCAATATTTCAATACAGTAATGTTTATGCTGCAACTCCTAAATTAAAAGAACTGGCAGAAAACACAAAATTACAAGCACGATGTATAGCATATGCTTCAAAATTTC CTAGACAACCTGCATATCTTAGGGACATATATCGAATGTATGCAAGTATGATACATGGCAGTAGTATGCGGGACTTATGCCAACGacttaatccacaaaatttgagAATCAACGAGAGAAGATTAGTACAATTTGGTCTCATCGAAGGCCTTATTCGCAGAGTTTATAAG TATCCAATCTATCTGACAGGATCTCTCTACAATGAGGAGATGAAGAGTAATCCGATTTATAAGTACTTTACAGGAACATACAGTCTCGATGAAATTTGTTGTAGTACGAGTCAGTCAACGGCCCAAATCGAGGACATCGTTGAACGCGATCCAAATGTTGTCATGTTATGGAAGTAA